A genomic window from Cupriavidus metallidurans CH34 includes:
- a CDS encoding cytochrome D1 domain-containing protein, protein MRRTALPVVLALSALLAGCATAVRGTGDMGVVVERAAGRIQVVETSGMTRLATIDGFGDLSHASVVFARDGRYAYVFGRDGGLTRVDLLNAKVTHRTIQAGNSIGGAITQDGRVVAAQNYEPGGIRLFDAATLEPLADIPAIGPDGRRSKVVGLADLPGKRLAASLFEAGEIWIIDVADPRHPKVTKLPAGKQPYDGLVTPDGRWYLAGLFGEDGLALVDLWQSPPAARHVLSGYGRGSAPLPVYKMPHLRGWAMAQGKAWLPAIGRHEVLIADTANGWQEAGRVEVAGQPVFVMAQPDGRQVWVNFAFPNNETVQVIDTATRKVVRTLKPCRGVLHMEFTPKGEAVWLSCRDDNRVVVYDTTSYEPLATLPADHPSGIFFTSRAQRFGM, encoded by the coding sequence ATGCGCCGCACCGCACTTCCCGTCGTGCTGGCACTGAGCGCGCTGCTCGCCGGCTGCGCCACCGCGGTACGTGGCACCGGCGATATGGGCGTCGTGGTCGAGCGCGCAGCCGGCCGCATCCAGGTCGTGGAAACCTCGGGCATGACCCGACTGGCCACGATCGATGGCTTCGGTGACCTGTCGCACGCCAGCGTGGTCTTCGCGCGCGACGGCCGGTACGCCTACGTCTTCGGCCGTGACGGTGGCCTGACCCGCGTGGACCTGCTGAATGCCAAGGTGACCCACCGTACCATCCAGGCAGGCAACAGCATCGGCGGCGCCATTACCCAGGATGGCCGCGTGGTGGCCGCGCAGAATTACGAGCCCGGTGGCATCAGGTTGTTCGATGCCGCCACGCTCGAACCGCTCGCCGACATCCCCGCCATCGGCCCAGACGGGCGACGCTCGAAGGTTGTCGGTCTGGCCGACCTGCCCGGCAAGCGGCTGGCGGCGAGCCTGTTCGAGGCAGGCGAGATCTGGATCATCGACGTAGCCGACCCTCGCCACCCCAAAGTCACCAAGCTGCCAGCAGGCAAGCAGCCTTATGACGGGCTGGTGACGCCCGACGGCCGTTGGTATCTGGCGGGACTGTTCGGGGAGGACGGCCTGGCGCTGGTGGACCTGTGGCAATCCCCGCCTGCCGCGCGGCATGTCCTGTCCGGCTATGGACGTGGCTCCGCACCGCTGCCCGTCTACAAGATGCCGCACCTGCGCGGCTGGGCCATGGCGCAGGGCAAGGCATGGCTGCCCGCCATCGGGCGTCATGAAGTGCTCATCGCCGATACCGCCAACGGCTGGCAGGAAGCCGGACGCGTGGAAGTTGCGGGCCAGCCGGTGTTCGTGATGGCGCAGCCTGACGGACGACAGGTCTGGGTGAACTTCGCGTTCCCGAACAACGAAACCGTCCAGGTCATCGACACAGCCACCCGGAAGGTCGTGCGCACGCTCAAGCCTTGCCGTGGCGTGCTGCACATGGAGTTCACGCCCAAGGGCGAGGCAGTCTGGCTGTCGTGCCGCGACGACAATCGCGTGGTGGTCTACGACACGACCAGTTACGAGCCGTTGGCCACGCTGCCGGCGGACCATCCAAGCGGCATCTTCTTCACCTCGCGCGCGCAGCGCTTCGGGATGTGA
- a CDS encoding AsnC family transcriptional regulator — MTPDDLDRRIINALQLGLPVTPRPYADAARSLGINEGTLLARLQALLDAGILTRFGPMYQVERVGGRFMLCACHAPADRLDAVIEAINAFPEVAHNYERTHHLNLWFVLAVARAEDVTPTLERIEVAAGVKVLPFPKEREYFVHLHLPT, encoded by the coding sequence ATGACGCCGGACGACCTGGACCGCCGCATCATCAACGCCTTGCAACTCGGACTGCCCGTTACGCCTCGGCCCTACGCCGACGCGGCGCGGTCGCTCGGCATCAACGAGGGCACGTTGCTTGCCCGGCTGCAGGCGCTGCTGGATGCGGGAATCCTGACGCGTTTCGGGCCGATGTACCAGGTCGAACGCGTTGGGGGGCGCTTCATGCTCTGCGCATGCCATGCCCCTGCCGATCGCCTGGACGCCGTGATCGAAGCCATCAATGCCTTTCCCGAAGTCGCCCACAACTACGAGCGCACACATCACCTGAACCTGTGGTTCGTGCTGGCCGTCGCGCGCGCGGAGGATGTCACCCCCACCCTGGAACGCATCGAGGTGGCCGCGGGCGTGAAGGTCCTGCCGTTTCCGAAGGAACGCGAGTACTTCGTGCACCTCCATCTCCCGACATGA
- the ahbB gene encoding siroheme decarboxylase subunit beta: MTHDSLDLALIRATQQGLPLVPEPFAAIGASLGIDESEVIARLQAMQTLGTLRRIGAVPNHYLLGWRANGMTVWDVDDAYTDTLGERVGALPFVSHCYRRTRHAPDWPYNLFAMVHAHTREEAQELVARIAALLGDACRAHDVLWSTRILKKTGLRLPATGNV; the protein is encoded by the coding sequence ATGACCCACGATTCGCTCGACCTCGCACTGATTCGCGCCACGCAACAAGGGCTGCCACTCGTGCCTGAACCCTTTGCCGCCATCGGCGCGTCGCTCGGCATCGACGAAAGCGAGGTCATTGCGCGGCTGCAAGCCATGCAGACACTTGGCACCTTGCGCCGGATCGGCGCGGTGCCCAATCACTACTTGCTGGGTTGGCGGGCCAACGGCATGACCGTTTGGGACGTTGACGACGCATATACCGACACGCTCGGCGAACGCGTTGGCGCGTTGCCGTTCGTGAGTCACTGCTACCGCCGCACGCGCCACGCCCCGGATTGGCCGTACAACCTGTTCGCGATGGTCCACGCGCATACGCGGGAGGAAGCACAGGAACTCGTCGCCCGGATCGCAGCGTTGCTGGGTGATGCCTGCCGGGCCCACGACGTACTCTGGTCGACCCGGATCCTCAAGAAAACCGGTCTTCGGCTGCCAGCCACAGGAAACGTCTGA